A stretch of Desulfarculaceae bacterium DNA encodes these proteins:
- a CDS encoding TetR/AcrR family transcriptional regulator: MADSKIKKKQMMDKARVLFTRLGYSGASMKNLAEAFGCKPANIYNYFASKEDLLFEVLHEEMEQIVDPVAHLEFEPIDDPLEQLLFFMQNHARVTLGYRRSAKMLFDTELGHLSPAKRKIIVDQRRQYDRILVRIIQAGADKGIFQTANAKLAAYGIASMVARSRVWYSPRGGLNPDQVGEFFFHFVVNGLRGGDL; this comes from the coding sequence ATGGCTGACAGCAAGATCAAAAAGAAGCAAATGATGGACAAGGCCCGGGTGCTTTTCACCCGCCTGGGCTATTCCGGGGCCAGCATGAAAAACCTGGCCGAGGCCTTCGGCTGCAAGCCCGCCAACATCTACAATTATTTCGCCAGCAAGGAAGACCTGCTCTTCGAGGTGCTGCACGAGGAGATGGAGCAGATCGTCGACCCGGTGGCCCATCTGGAGTTCGAACCCATCGACGACCCCCTGGAGCAGCTCCTTTTCTTCATGCAGAACCATGCCCGGGTCACCCTGGGCTACCGCCGCAGCGCCAAGATGCTCTTCGACACCGAGCTGGGCCATTTGTCCCCGGCCAAACGCAAGATCATCGTGGACCAACGCCGGCAATACGACCGCATCCTGGTCCGCATAATCCAGGCGGGCGCGGACAAGGGCATCTTCCAGACGGCCAACGCCAAGCTGGCCGCCTACGGCATCGCCTCCATGGTTGCCCGTAGCCGCGTTTGGTATTCGCCCCGGGGCGGCTTGAACCCCGACCAGGTGGGCGAGTTCTTCTTTCACTTCGTGGTCAACGGCCTGCGGGGAGGCGACCTCTAG
- a CDS encoding AMP-binding protein, translating to MDKIWMKNWPEGIPVELSYPQGNKPICEHLRIHAAENPSRVAINFYGREISYAELDQLTNRFASYLEGQGAKKGDRIALYMQNCPQYVICQLGAHKAGLIVVPCGPMFKAWELEEELTQTGTKIIVCQDELFPNVDEANPKCAFDRIIVTGFADYLPTEPAYPLHESMTAPRLACAGAVELLDALAEGQADYASPEITLDDVCLLQFTSGTTGLPKGAMLSHGNQLYKSAAQAQMYQYQADDVMLTAMPIYHIAGMLWGLTTPVLAGCTMVIMSRFDPAAMAAAINNLKVTKLYGTVSMNTEMMALPNIADYDLSSVRINPATSFGIFLTEEVARQWGEITKGGVIVEAAYGLSETHTGDTFSPLDKPRFGSVGIPHTGTDLKIMDFDDPERELGPGEVGEITVKSPAVFKGYWGREEATAEVLRDGRLYTGDMGRFDEDGYVYFQGRKKEMIKASGYAIAPEEVEGFMMRHPAVNQAACIPVPDPKRGESVKAFIVLASEYKGKISEQELIDWAKDKMAAYKYPRVIEFRDELPKGTTGKLLRRILREAEEAKA from the coding sequence TTGGACAAAATTTGGATGAAAAATTGGCCCGAGGGCATACCGGTTGAGTTGAGCTATCCTCAAGGCAACAAGCCCATCTGCGAACACCTGCGCATCCACGCCGCCGAGAACCCCTCGCGGGTGGCCATCAACTTCTACGGCCGCGAGATCAGCTACGCGGAGCTGGACCAGCTCACCAACCGCTTCGCGTCGTACCTGGAAGGGCAGGGCGCCAAAAAGGGCGACCGCATCGCCCTGTACATGCAGAACTGCCCCCAGTACGTCATCTGCCAGCTCGGGGCCCACAAGGCCGGGCTCATCGTGGTGCCCTGCGGCCCCATGTTCAAGGCATGGGAACTGGAAGAGGAGCTGACCCAGACCGGCACCAAGATCATCGTGTGCCAGGACGAGCTGTTCCCCAACGTGGACGAGGCCAATCCCAAGTGCGCCTTTGACCGGATCATCGTCACCGGCTTCGCGGACTACCTGCCCACCGAGCCGGCCTATCCCCTGCACGAGTCCATGACCGCGCCCCGGCTGGCCTGCGCCGGCGCGGTGGAGCTCCTGGACGCCCTGGCCGAGGGCCAGGCGGACTACGCCTCCCCGGAGATCACCCTGGACGACGTGTGCCTGTTGCAGTTCACCAGCGGCACCACCGGCCTGCCCAAGGGGGCCATGCTCTCCCACGGCAACCAGCTGTACAAATCCGCCGCCCAGGCCCAGATGTACCAGTACCAGGCCGACGACGTGATGCTCACCGCCATGCCCATCTACCACATCGCGGGCATGCTCTGGGGGCTCACCACCCCGGTGCTGGCCGGCTGCACCATGGTCATCATGTCGCGCTTCGACCCGGCGGCCATGGCCGCGGCCATCAACAACCTCAAGGTCACCAAGCTCTACGGCACGGTGTCCATGAACACCGAGATGATGGCCCTGCCCAACATCGCCGACTACGACCTGAGCTCGGTGCGCATCAACCCGGCCACCAGCTTCGGCATCTTCCTCACCGAAGAGGTGGCCCGGCAATGGGGCGAGATCACCAAGGGCGGGGTGATCGTGGAGGCGGCCTACGGCCTCAGCGAGACCCACACCGGCGACACCTTCAGCCCCCTGGACAAGCCGCGCTTCGGCTCGGTGGGCATCCCCCACACCGGCACGGACCTCAAGATCATGGATTTCGACGACCCGGAGCGCGAGCTGGGTCCGGGCGAGGTGGGCGAGATCACGGTCAAGAGCCCGGCGGTGTTCAAGGGCTACTGGGGCCGCGAGGAGGCCACCGCCGAGGTGCTGCGCGACGGCCGCCTCTACACCGGCGACATGGGCCGCTTCGACGAGGACGGCTACGTGTACTTCCAAGGCCGCAAGAAGGAAATGATCAAGGCCTCGGGCTACGCCATCGCTCCGGAGGAGGTGGAGGGCTTCATGATGCGCCACCCCGCGGTGAACCAGGCAGCCTGCATTCCCGTCCCCGACCCCAAGCGCGGCGAGTCGGTGAAGGCCTTCATCGTGCTGGCCTCGGAGTACAAGGGCAAGATAAGCGAGCAGGAGCTCATCGACTGGGCCAAGGACAAGATGGCCGCCTACAAGTACCCCCGGGTCATCGAGTTCCGGGACGAGCTTCCCAAGGGCACCACCGGCAAGCTGCTCCGGCGCATCCTGCGGGAGGCGGAGGAGGCCAAGGCCTAG
- a CDS encoding ABC transporter substrate-binding protein has protein sequence MAKKDKNSSLMGGSIDRRGFFKKSGLITAGTVGATLFSPLGTPFIHAKTKEPIKVGFCEVLSGLFAGIGTAEQKGAMLAEKHINANGGIMGRPLKVIYEDTQCKAQDAARVAKRLILEEGIVALHGETCTSVTKVLSQVARKYGILHWDYEVDGTSAYKEMHELDFRLGDDGPTQMRGVVRLAERKYPNFKKWAVLVPDYAWGHDCLKDFQYALANSKLKGGEVKPFLHKFGEADFSGIIQQISDYQPDGLVTISWAGDMVTFLRQQKPYKLYEKTVGFHYGNSVGICKAMGDQMEPLWSGMDQGHPSLPPGKKFNELYVKAYGEWVSEDTAACYYDSLMILKKAIEKAKSTKPMDMAKAMEGLEYSGYAGWLKIREMSHLPIKKAYHMGYMGPVPKAPYWLATEIVTIPYGEVMVTDGEAKDLYGMPIPFKS, from the coding sequence ATGGCCAAGAAGGACAAAAATAGCTCTTTGATGGGCGGCAGCATCGACCGCCGCGGATTTTTTAAGAAATCCGGCCTCATCACCGCCGGCACCGTGGGGGCCACCTTGTTCAGCCCCCTGGGCACGCCTTTCATCCACGCCAAGACCAAGGAGCCCATCAAGGTCGGGTTCTGCGAGGTGCTCAGCGGCCTGTTCGCGGGCATCGGCACCGCCGAGCAGAAGGGCGCCATGCTGGCCGAGAAGCACATCAACGCCAACGGCGGCATCATGGGCCGCCCGCTCAAGGTGATCTACGAGGACACCCAGTGCAAGGCCCAGGACGCGGCCCGCGTGGCCAAGCGCCTCATCCTGGAAGAGGGCATCGTGGCCCTGCACGGCGAGACCTGCACCAGCGTGACCAAGGTGCTCTCCCAGGTGGCCAGGAAGTACGGCATCCTGCACTGGGACTACGAGGTGGACGGCACTTCGGCCTACAAGGAGATGCACGAGCTGGACTTCCGCCTGGGCGACGACGGCCCCACCCAGATGCGCGGCGTGGTGCGCCTGGCCGAGCGCAAGTATCCCAATTTCAAGAAGTGGGCCGTCCTGGTGCCCGACTACGCCTGGGGCCATGACTGCCTCAAGGACTTCCAGTACGCCCTGGCCAACTCCAAGCTCAAGGGCGGCGAGGTGAAGCCCTTCCTGCACAAGTTCGGCGAGGCCGACTTCTCCGGCATCATCCAGCAGATCTCCGACTACCAGCCCGACGGCCTGGTCACCATCTCCTGGGCCGGCGACATGGTCACCTTCCTGCGCCAGCAGAAGCCCTACAAGCTCTATGAGAAGACCGTGGGCTTCCACTACGGCAACTCGGTGGGCATCTGCAAGGCCATGGGCGACCAGATGGAGCCCCTGTGGAGCGGCATGGACCAGGGCCATCCCTCCCTGCCTCCGGGTAAGAAGTTCAACGAGCTCTACGTCAAGGCCTACGGCGAGTGGGTGAGCGAGGACACGGCGGCCTGTTACTACGACTCCCTGATGATCCTCAAGAAGGCCATCGAGAAGGCCAAGAGCACCAAGCCCATGGACATGGCCAAGGCCATGGAGGGCCTGGAGTACTCGGGCTACGCCGGTTGGCTCAAGATCCGCGAGATGTCGCATCTGCCCATCAAGAAGGCCTACCACATGGGCTACATGGGCCCGGTGCCCAAGGCTCCCTACTGGCTGGCCACCGAGATCGTGACCATCCCCTACGGCGAGGTCATGGTCACCGACGGCGAGGCCAAGGATCTCTACGGCATGCCCATTCCCTTCAAGTCCTGA